The Engystomops pustulosus chromosome 1, aEngPut4.maternal, whole genome shotgun sequence genome has a window encoding:
- the PALM gene encoding paralemmin-1 isoform X2, with the protein MEITESQSQQDRLQMIAEKRRRQVEIENKRRQLEDDRRQLQHLKSKALRERWLLEGAPASTPEEDEATKKQMQEDEQKTRELEESIQRLENEIELLETGMSSTSTKESLASEPENQEVGRADKNIVNTARDQTPIKKTDSPDMMRAVVHAVRSEVATPNDAVHQLSSTEVEDLIHKAEEATLSEVSLTSDEKTSIQRASPRKEIPGVQARPPETSPGPEQPVTMIFMGYQNVEDENETKKVLGMEEAITAELVVIGDGDPQPAADGDVSEKAQHPPNGAPVEPTNKSEKPETNDTAPKSGEQDLTMKKQRCKCCSVM; encoded by the exons gaAAAAAGACGTCGTCAGGTAGAAATTGAAAACAAAAGGCGTCAACTAGAAGATGATAGAAGACAGTTGCAACATCTCAAG TCTAAAGCTCTTCGGGAGCGCTGGCTTCTTGAAGGGGCTCCTGCTTCTACCCCTGAAGAAGATGAAGCAACAAAGAAACAGATGCAGGAAGATGAACAGAAAACTCGGGAACTAGAAGAAAGTATTCAAAG GCTGGAAAATGAAATTGAGCTACTGGAGACTGGCATGTCTAGCACTTCCACCAAAGAAAGCTTAGCATCAGAGCCTGAAAACCAAGAAGTGGGCAGAGCAGACAAG AACATAGTGAATACTGCCAGGG ATCAGACCCCCATTAAGAAGACAGATAGTCCAGATATGATGAGAGCAG TTGTACATGCAGTTCGATCAGAGGTTGCAACTCCCAATGATGCAGTCCACCAGCTCAGCTCCACAGAGGTAGAGGATCTTATCCACAAGGCAGAGGAAGCAACCCTTAGTGAAGTTTCCTTGACATCAGATGAAAAGACCTCAATCCAAAGAGCATCTCCGCGAAAGGAAATCCCTGGTGTACAGGCTCGGCCTCCTGAGACATCACCAGGCCCAGAGCAGCCAGTAACCATGATTTTCATGGGCTATCAGAATGTAGAAGATGAGAATGAAACTAAGAAGGTCCTTGGTATGGAAGAGGCCATCACTGCTGAATTGGTTGTCATTGGTGATGGTGACCCACAGCCAGCTGCAGATGGAGATGTATCAGAAAAGGCACAGCACCCTCCTAATGGTGCTCCTGTAGAACCTACTAACAAGAGTGAGAAGCCAGAAACCAATGACACAGCACCCAAGAGTGGAGAGCAAGATCTTACTATGAAGAAACAGAGGTGCAAATGCTGTAGTGTGATGTAA
- the PALM gene encoding paralemmin-1 isoform X1, with amino-acid sequence MEITESQSQQDRLQMIAEKRRRQVEIENKRRQLEDDRRQLQHLKSKALRERWLLEGAPASTPEEDEATKKQMQEDEQKTRELEESIQRLENEIELLETGMSSTSTKESLASEPENQEVGRADKNIVNTARDQTPIKKTDSPDMMRAAMYSVEITVEKDRITGETKVLSSNTVLPQEHPLQGVKVYEDAQKVVHAVRSEVATPNDAVHQLSSTEVEDLIHKAEEATLSEVSLTSDEKTSIQRASPRKEIPGVQARPPETSPGPEQPVTMIFMGYQNVEDENETKKVLGMEEAITAELVVIGDGDPQPAADGDVSEKAQHPPNGAPVEPTNKSEKPETNDTAPKSGEQDLTMKKQRCKCCSVM; translated from the exons gaAAAAAGACGTCGTCAGGTAGAAATTGAAAACAAAAGGCGTCAACTAGAAGATGATAGAAGACAGTTGCAACATCTCAAG TCTAAAGCTCTTCGGGAGCGCTGGCTTCTTGAAGGGGCTCCTGCTTCTACCCCTGAAGAAGATGAAGCAACAAAGAAACAGATGCAGGAAGATGAACAGAAAACTCGGGAACTAGAAGAAAGTATTCAAAG GCTGGAAAATGAAATTGAGCTACTGGAGACTGGCATGTCTAGCACTTCCACCAAAGAAAGCTTAGCATCAGAGCCTGAAAACCAAGAAGTGGGCAGAGCAGACAAG AACATAGTGAATACTGCCAGGG ATCAGACCCCCATTAAGAAGACAGATAGTCCAGATATGATGAGAGCAG CAATGTACTCTGTGGAGATTACAGTAGAGAAGGACAGAATCACAGGGGAGACTAAGGTCCTCTCTAGCAACACTGTACTCCCTCAAGAGCACCCCTTGCAGGGGGTCAAGGTGTATGAAGATGCCCAGAAAG TTGTACATGCAGTTCGATCAGAGGTTGCAACTCCCAATGATGCAGTCCACCAGCTCAGCTCCACAGAGGTAGAGGATCTTATCCACAAGGCAGAGGAAGCAACCCTTAGTGAAGTTTCCTTGACATCAGATGAAAAGACCTCAATCCAAAGAGCATCTCCGCGAAAGGAAATCCCTGGTGTACAGGCTCGGCCTCCTGAGACATCACCAGGCCCAGAGCAGCCAGTAACCATGATTTTCATGGGCTATCAGAATGTAGAAGATGAGAATGAAACTAAGAAGGTCCTTGGTATGGAAGAGGCCATCACTGCTGAATTGGTTGTCATTGGTGATGGTGACCCACAGCCAGCTGCAGATGGAGATGTATCAGAAAAGGCACAGCACCCTCCTAATGGTGCTCCTGTAGAACCTACTAACAAGAGTGAGAAGCCAGAAACCAATGACACAGCACCCAAGAGTGGAGAGCAAGATCTTACTATGAAGAAACAGAGGTGCAAATGCTGTAGTGTGATGTAA
- the MISP gene encoding mitotic interactor and substrate of PLK1, whose product MFKYPSPWQVLCSSLEKREQVPENEENGSSLVKGISIEQYATDSKEFHSELSTEIVRTSETLETTELESDLKQRSKILEAESELYVLNPEQQVANIIDSQYSTAVSGSNMDRVTRRMFSSISTQSINGSQQDLTNYTEDTQGRENIDTGRDVWIPPPERHLKLLREEERFEIRSHLPETSPTKLFVDSDEDYDDDDKVRRQSYELTPEKVMELEKNRKDIIKKQAQRNSLDTEDVIHIRENNYTSNSNKDLCEVEDSENKPNINTEQIHFESARQQFIKLEKERNSLPITPRPQPRQFRINARSLHEKYQLSKEQKDQESKPNKDKYIETQDLSSSLLRKQFFKTLSMDFVDNGEQENSDLKEEIEVEKESIPNPTDETPIEREIRLALQREENLRRERGIVKETREIIEISKNPVLAIPPDMLHSQKIKNRPSTSLFIQREIEKEVQREADLKSEGRVAGLYDKGNSQELNERKKLFEQQDIIPVQPQQDSSSEIVIKEDTFNIKGNLSQPNLEADNDLNNSKGLDSPQPYSVRMKWKPTPFNVYRTRRLSADNILDIKSPVEKSSEKESLEENVVLRKENFYIQPLKLRLRVQDSDGTDERDHNIDHEEKYSTRLRPSLSNIIEQEIQQTLQRDRELQEERRKSGLPPLTIHNDNDVNNPHNGYDTKGNSSATANASNTWSSAPWKGTLGNKSPTYDSSTVHIFRPHKHPVFKVSGDDRQKRHENRYAGIDPSDAVNTEIVESTRVNRHKNTMALRWEAGLYANEQSE is encoded by the exons ATGTTTAAATATCCTTCTCCTTGGCAGGTGCTCTGCAGCAGTTTAGAGAAAAGAGAACAG GTGCCTGAAAATGAAGAAAATGGATCCAGTTTGGTAAAAGGCATTTCTATTGAGCAGTATGCCACAGACTCCAAGGAATTTCATAGCGAACTTTCAACAGAGATTGTTAGAACATCTGAAACACTAGAGACTACAGAACTTGAATCTGATTTGAAACAAAGAAGTAAAATATTAGAAGCTGAATCAGAATTGTATGTTCTGAATcctgaacaacaggtagcaaatATAATTGACTCACAGTACAGCACTGCTGTCTCAGGGTCAAATATGGATAGAGTCACCAGAAGAATGTTTTCTTCTATTTCAACCCAAAGTATTAATGGTTCTCAGCAAGATTTGACCAATTATACTGAGGATACCCAAGGAAGAGAGAATATCGACACAGGTAGGGATGTGTGGATTCCCCCTCCTGAACGTCATTTGAAACTCTTAAGGGAGGAGGAACGTTTTGAAATTCGATCTCATCTTCCGGAAACAAGTCCTACAAAGTTATTTGTTGACAGTGATGAagattatgatgatgatgataaggtAAGACGTCAATCATATGAGCTTACCCCAGAAAAAGTAATGGAACTTGAAAAAAATCGTAAAGACATCATTAAAAAACAAGCTCAGCGTAATAGTTTAGATACAGAAGATGTGATCCATATTAGAGAAAATAATTACACCTCAAACTCAAACAAAGATCTCTGTGAAGTAGAAGATAGTGAGAACAAACCAAATATAAACACAGAACAGATACATTTTGAGTCTGCAAGACAACAATTTATAAAGTTGGAAAAGGAAAGAAATAGTCTTCCCATAACACCTCGTCCTCAACCAAGGCAATTTAGGATTAATGCccgctctttacatgaaaaatatCAACTGTCAAAGGAACAGAAAGACCAGGAAAGTAAACCAAATAAAGATAAGTACATTGAAACCCAAGATTTGAGTTCAAGTCTTCTCCGCAAGCAATTCTTCAAAACTTTGTCTATGGATTTTGTGGATAATGGAGAACAAGAAAATTCAGATTTGAAGGAGGAGATTGAAGTAGAAAAGGAGAGTATCCCCAACCCTACTGATGAAACACCTATAGAAAGAGAAATTCGACTAGCTTTGCAGCGAGAGGAAAATTTAAGGAGGGAAAGAGGAATTGTAAAGGAAACAAGGGAGATCATAGAAATCTCCAAAAATCCTGTTCTAGCCATTCCTCCAGATATGCTCCATTCTCAAAAGATCAAAAACAGGCCTAGTACCTCCTTATTCATACAAAGGGAAATTGAGAAAGAGGTCCAGAGAGAGGCTGATCTAAAAAGTGAAGGCAGAGTGGCAGGACTTTATGATAAAGGTAATTCACAGGAACTTAATGAACGCAAAAAGTTGTTTGAGCAGCAAGACATAATACCCGTTCAACCACAGCAAGACAGTAGCTCCGAAATAGTAATAAAAGAAGACACATTTAACATAAAAGGGAATTTATCACAACCAAATTTGGAAGCTGATAATGACTTAAACAACTCAAAAGGTTTAGATTCTCCTCAACCCTATAGTGTAAGAATGAAGTGGAAGCCAACTCCATTTAACGTCTACAGAACCAGACGACTCAGTGCAGACAATATTTTAGATATAAAGTCACCTGTAGAAAAATCTTCAGAAAAAGAATCTTTAGAGGAAAATGTTGTATTGCGCAAGGAGAATTTCTACATTCAGCCTTTAAAACTCCGTTTACGTGTTCAAGACAGTGATGGAACGGATGAAAGGGACCATAACATAGACCATGAGGAGAAGTACAGCACGAGGCTACGGCCTTCACTTTCCAATATCATTGAGCAAGAAATTCAACAAACATTACAAAGGGATCGAGAACtccaagaagagagaagaaaaagtGGACTTCCTCCTTTAACAATACATAATGATAATGATGTAAACAACCCACACAATGGATATGACACAAAAGGGAATTCATCAGCAACCGCAA ATGCATCAAATACATGGTCTTCTGCACCTTGGAAAGGCACTCTTGGTAATAAATCACCAACCTATGATAGCTCTACTGTGCACATATTTAGACCACACAAGCACCCTGTGTTTAAAGTTTCTGGTGACGACAGGCAAAAAAGACATGAAAATCGG TATGCTGGCATTGATCCGAGTGATGCTGTCAACACAGAG ATTGTGGAATCCACTCGTGTGAATCGGCATAAAAACACAATGGCACTACGCTGGGAAGCTGGTCTATACGCTAACGAACAAAGTGAATAG